The following coding sequences are from one Culex quinquefasciatus strain JHB chromosome 1, VPISU_Cqui_1.0_pri_paternal, whole genome shotgun sequence window:
- the LOC119765629 gene encoding uncharacterized protein LOC119765629, which yields MAFKYAGAEPAGMTTVDSASLALISAIERKWCCSSEVMAFKNAGAEPAGMTTLEPAGLALNSTIECTRCCSSEVMAFKYAGAEPAGMTTVDSASLALITAIERKWCSSPEVRRQTWRSRRCRTCWTNQRT from the exons ATGGCTTTCAAATACGCCGGTGCAGAACCTGCTGGAATGACCACCGTAGACTCGGCAAGCCTGGCGCTCATTTCCGCCATCGAACGCAAGTGGTGCTGTTCCTCGGAGGTCATGGCTTTCAAAAACGCCGGTGCAGAACCTGCTGGAATGACCACCCTAGAACCGGCAGGCCTGGCGCTCAACTCCACCATCGAATGCACGAGGTGCTGTTCTTCGGAGGTCATGGCGTTCAAATACGCCGGTGCAGAACCTGCTGGAATGACCACCGTAGACTCGGCAAGCCTGGCGCTCATCACCGCCATCGAACGCAAGTGGTGCAGCTCCCCAGAGGTCAGGAGACAAACCTGGCGTTCACGCCGGTGCAGAACCTGCTGGACCAATCAGC GTACATGA